From the Penaeus chinensis breed Huanghai No. 1 chromosome 28, ASM1920278v2, whole genome shotgun sequence genome, one window contains:
- the LOC125040090 gene encoding uncharacterized protein LOC125040090: MEDKDSENTAGPYLEGPGEARTSQTIKKEEENTPGLDRNPSGTFKQTSLVNFFREKRTTGREVTVKEKKKREALDTARSVKTPSQKTKKKGETSTGKRNVKDGKRKESNGRKNRNAGERKRKDGERTRKRKQKSQADKGRDPSFSLSIVEQNEVLSRDEGEDTTGEHPVGSGRRENQQPEDGEEGDTQPNDKSVPVGVQGEYIPVILGLETTDRVHRKADILQIAATPWLENSDHGAEFNVYTFPREEINWHAAKRNGFSVKRASLFQYGKEVAAVSLEEGLRKFIEWLRSLGATKKLLLCHNAQRFCSPILERHVAAEGLRHEFEVVVIGFCDTLEVFRELDPERRTSRDSFRLEDLIRDCLGDKTERHDCEVSVHHQARLLSFYKAEKAIRKNSFYVGYSPWLDIK; this comes from the exons ATGGAAGACAAGGATTCGGAAAACAcagccgggccatatttagaaggcccgggcgaagctagaacttcgcaaaccataaagaaagaagaagaaaacacacctGGCCTTGATCGGAACCCGTCAGGAACATTCAAACAGACC AGTTTGGTCAACTTCTTCAGGGAGAAACGGACGACAGGAAGAGAAGtcacagtgaaagaaaaaaagaagagagaggcattAGACACGGCGCGATCCGTTAAGACACCAAgccagaagacgaagaaaaagggagaaacgagTACTGgcaagagaaacgtgaaagatggaaagagaaaagagagtaacgGCAGGAAAAACAGGAATgctggcgagagaaagaggaaggatggagagagaacaaggaaaagaaagcagaaaTCCCAAGCGGATAAAGGACGAGACCCAAGCTTCAGTCTTAGCATCGTAGAGCAAAATGAGGTCCTGagtagggatgagggagaagacaCGACCGGAGAGCATCCtgtggggagtggaaggagggagaaccaGCAGCCTGAAGACGGGGAAGAAGGGGATACCCAACCTAATGATAAATCAGTGCCTGTTGGAGTGCAAGGAGAATACATACCAGTTATACTAGGACTTGAGACCACAGACCGTG TGCACCGGAAAGCTGATATCCTTCAGATCGCCGCGACGCCCTGGCTGGAGAACAGCGACCACGGCGCGGAATTCAACGTGTACACCTTCCCGAGGGAGGAGATCAACTGGCACGCGGCGAAAAGGAACGGGTTTTCCGTTAAGAGGGCGTCGCTGTTCCAATACGGCAAAGAGGTGGCGGCCGTGAGTCTCGAGGAAGGACTTCGGAAGTTCATTGAGTGGCTGAGAAGTCTCGGCGCCACCAAGAAGCTCCTCTTATGCCACAACGCCCAGAGGTTCTGCTCGCCGATCCTCGAGAGACACGTCGCCGCAGAAGGACTCCGGCATGAATTCGAAGTCGTGGTGATAGGATTCTGCGACACCTTGGAAGTCTTTCGGGAGCTCGATCCGGAGAGGAGGACCTCCCGAGACTCCTTCAGGTTGGAGGACCTCATCAGAGACTGCCTGGGAGATAAAACCGAAAGGCATGACTGTGAGGTTTCCGTTCACCATCAAGCCAGGCTTTTGAGTTTTTACAAGGCGGAGAAGGCAATTAGGAAAAACAGCTTCTATGTGGGCTACTCTCCTTGGCTCGACATCAAGTGA